In Bradyrhizobium sp. 1(2017), one DNA window encodes the following:
- a CDS encoding LysR family transcriptional regulator, translating to MDRLEGMSIVLAVAEAGSLSAAARRHKMPLATVSRKVSELEAHLRTKLFNRSSRVLVPTDAGRSYIAAAKRILADVGEAERVASGEYTTPRGDLSVTTLVALGRLCLQPILAEFLVAFPEVDVQLHLQDRTINLLDEHIDVALRVGELADSSLISVRVGEIHRVACASPAYLKTRGTPKSPDDLSMHDCVSYPPMQSPTTWRFKREGTEYAVPVRSRFIASSLESAADAARAGTGITVAFSYLVADAVRSGELVPLLQGFQPPPQPVSFVYSPNRFMPAKLRAFLDFAAPRVRARLSDNPRELLPRRTRQ from the coding sequence ATGGACCGTCTCGAAGGCATGTCGATCGTGTTGGCTGTCGCGGAGGCTGGCAGCCTGTCGGCGGCGGCCCGCCGTCACAAAATGCCGCTGGCCACGGTGAGCCGGAAAGTCTCCGAGCTGGAGGCGCACCTGCGCACCAAGCTGTTCAACCGGTCGAGCCGCGTGCTGGTCCCGACCGACGCGGGGCGCTCCTACATCGCTGCGGCCAAGCGGATCCTTGCCGATGTCGGCGAAGCCGAACGTGTCGCCTCCGGCGAGTACACGACGCCCCGCGGCGACCTGAGCGTCACGACGCTGGTCGCACTCGGTCGCCTATGCCTGCAGCCGATCCTGGCGGAATTCCTGGTGGCATTCCCGGAGGTGGACGTTCAGCTCCACCTGCAGGATCGCACGATCAATCTCCTGGACGAACACATCGACGTCGCTCTTCGCGTCGGCGAGCTCGCCGACAGCAGCTTGATCTCCGTCCGCGTCGGGGAAATCCATCGTGTGGCCTGTGCCAGCCCGGCCTATCTGAAAACGCGCGGGACACCGAAGTCCCCCGACGACCTCTCCATGCACGACTGTGTCAGCTATCCGCCGATGCAGTCGCCGACGACGTGGCGGTTCAAGCGCGAGGGGACCGAATATGCGGTGCCGGTACGCTCGCGCTTCATCGCAAGCAGTCTGGAGTCGGCCGCCGATGCCGCGCGCGCGGGCACAGGAATCACCGTCGCATTCTCGTATCTGGTCGCGGACGCCGTCAGATCCGGGGAGCTGGTGCCGCTCCTGCAGGGCTTTCAGCCGCCACCGCAACCCGTCAGCTTCGTCTATTCGCCCAATCGCTTCATGCCCGCCAAATTGCGCGCCTTTCTCGACTTCGCGGCACCGCGCGTCAGGGCGCGCCTCTCGGACAACCCCAGGGAATTGCTGCCGCGGCGGACGCGGCAGTAA
- a CDS encoding CCA tRNA nucleotidyltransferase encodes MSAEPLLADAPWLTAGGTARVLQLLNADGEEARVVGGAVRNALLSLAPGDIDIATTALPDEVMRRAKAAGIKSVPTGIDHGTVTLVIDSKPYEVTTLREDTETFGRKAKVAFGRDWVKDAERRDFTMNGLSVDADGVVHDHVGGIPDAKARRVRFIGDPDQRIAEDYLRVLRFFRIHAAFGAGDPDRDGYLACIRGRSGLSALSAERVRMEMLKLLVAGGASAAALAMAEGGLLQALTGGVVYTGPLSAMMAIERELGLTASSTRRLAALTVAVTEDAKRLAARLRLSNAETKALDSMGHRWWRLATRDEASARRLLYRLGAERYHDRVLLGWARAGGDVTSTRWRALAELPQRWTAPKFPLKAADFIARGMTEGPSLGHVLTLAEDAWLAADFPLEQAALAAIADQAAARISRDERT; translated from the coding sequence ATGAGCGCGGAGCCGTTACTCGCCGATGCGCCCTGGCTGACCGCAGGCGGGACCGCGCGCGTCCTGCAACTGCTCAATGCGGACGGCGAGGAGGCGCGGGTGGTCGGCGGTGCGGTGCGCAACGCGCTGCTCAGTCTCGCGCCCGGTGACATCGACATCGCGACCACGGCGTTGCCGGACGAAGTAATGCGGCGCGCCAAGGCCGCCGGCATCAAGAGCGTGCCGACCGGCATCGATCACGGCACCGTCACGCTCGTCATCGACAGCAAGCCTTACGAAGTGACGACGCTGCGCGAGGACACCGAAACCTTCGGCCGCAAGGCCAAGGTCGCGTTCGGCCGCGACTGGGTGAAGGATGCCGAGCGGCGCGACTTCACCATGAACGGCCTGTCGGTCGACGCTGATGGTGTCGTCCACGACCATGTCGGCGGCATCCCGGATGCCAAGGCGCGACGCGTGCGCTTCATTGGCGATCCCGACCAGCGCATCGCCGAGGATTATCTGCGCGTCCTGCGCTTCTTCCGCATCCACGCCGCCTTCGGTGCCGGCGATCCCGACCGCGACGGCTATCTCGCCTGCATCAGGGGACGGTCGGGCCTCTCCGCCCTGTCGGCCGAGCGGGTGCGCATGGAGATGCTCAAGCTGCTCGTGGCCGGCGGTGCCTCCGCGGCCGCGCTGGCCATGGCCGAGGGCGGCTTGCTGCAGGCGCTGACCGGAGGTGTCGTCTATACCGGGCCGCTGTCGGCGATGATGGCGATCGAGCGCGAGCTCGGCCTCACTGCCAGCAGCACGCGGCGCCTCGCCGCGCTGACGGTCGCCGTGACCGAAGATGCCAAGCGCCTCGCCGCGCGCCTGAGACTCTCCAATGCCGAGACCAAGGCGCTGGATTCGATGGGGCATCGCTGGTGGCGCCTGGCCACCAGGGACGAGGCTAGTGCACGGCGGCTGCTCTACCGGCTCGGCGCGGAGCGCTATCACGATCGCGTGTTGCTGGGCTGGGCGCGAGCTGGCGGCGACGTCACCTCGACGCGCTGGCGTGCGCTCGCCGAGCTGCCGCAGCGCTGGACTGCGCCGAAATTCCCGCTGAAGGCCGCAGATTTCATCGCGCGCGGAATGACGGAGGGGCCTTCGCTCGGACACGTGTTGACGCTCGCCGAGGACGCTTGGCTTGCGGCGGATTTTCCACTAGAGCAAGCCGCGCTCGCTGCCATCGCCGATCAAGCTGCGGCTCGCATCAGCCGCGATGAGAGAACGTGA
- a CDS encoding molybdate ABC transporter substrate-binding protein → MRAAISVAILAVIAMTAEARAETVQLYAAGSLRAALTDMAKAFEAESGTGVEAKYGPSGILKDEIAAGAKADVFASANMVHPQALSAAKRSGAVLLFARNRLCALVRPGLKVDSASVLDRMLDPAIKLGTSTPKADPAGDYAFQVFAKAEQSRAGAQAVLESKALQLTGNASSAAPPAGRNAYGWHVAEGRADIFLAYCTAAREAQKQSGDQQVVELPENLAVGADYGLTVVAGASSAAEHFAQFILSPTGQNILTRHGFAPGQR, encoded by the coding sequence ATGCGCGCGGCGATTTCAGTCGCGATCCTGGCCGTGATCGCCATGACGGCGGAAGCCCGCGCCGAGACCGTTCAACTGTACGCCGCGGGCAGTCTTCGCGCCGCGCTGACCGACATGGCGAAGGCGTTCGAGGCGGAGAGCGGCACCGGGGTAGAGGCCAAGTATGGCCCCTCGGGCATCTTGAAGGATGAGATCGCCGCAGGCGCCAAGGCCGACGTGTTCGCCTCGGCCAACATGGTGCATCCGCAGGCGCTGAGTGCCGCGAAGAGGAGCGGTGCGGTGCTGTTGTTCGCGCGCAATCGGCTGTGCGCATTGGTCCGGCCCGGGCTGAAGGTCGACAGCGCGAGCGTGCTCGATCGGATGCTCGACCCGGCAATCAAGCTCGGCACCTCGACGCCGAAGGCGGACCCGGCGGGCGACTATGCGTTTCAGGTGTTCGCCAAGGCCGAGCAAAGCAGGGCCGGGGCGCAAGCCGTACTGGAAAGCAAGGCGCTGCAGCTCACGGGCAATGCAAGCAGTGCGGCGCCGCCGGCCGGTCGAAACGCTTATGGCTGGCATGTCGCGGAGGGACGTGCGGACATCTTCCTTGCGTATTGCACCGCTGCCCGCGAGGCGCAAAAGCAAAGCGGGGATCAGCAGGTCGTGGAGCTGCCCGAAAACCTCGCCGTCGGTGCGGACTATGGTCTGACGGTGGTCGCGGGTGCGTCCTCTGCGGCCGAGCACTTCGCGCAATTCATTCTCTCGCCGACCGGACAGAACATTCTCACGCGCCACGGCTTTGCGCCTGGTCAAAGGTGA
- a CDS encoding caspase family protein yields MALVIGNSAYEKVARLGNPSSDAALVADTLKAAGFDLVDLRLDLKVADMRRALRDFIEQSREGALTSF; encoded by the coding sequence GTGGCCCTGGTCATCGGCAATTCCGCTTATGAAAAGGTCGCGCGGCTCGGCAATCCCTCCAGCGATGCAGCACTCGTGGCCGATACATTGAAGGCTGCCGGCTTCGATCTCGTCGATCTGCGCCTCGACCTGAAAGTCGCCGATATGAGGCGCGCGCTGCGCGACTTCATCGAACAGTCCCGCGAAGGCGCCCTCACTTCGTTCTGA
- a CDS encoding extracellular solute-binding protein, with translation MLNRRHLIAIAACVVLGGPVFAQEKSIVVASTTSTQDSGLFGHILPLFKDKTGIAVRVVAQGTGQALDTGRRGDADVVFVHARAAEEKFVAEGAGVKRYPVMYNDFVLIGPESDPAGVKGTKDIVAALKAIKEKGAAFISRGDKSGTHQAELNLWTVAGVDIAKDKGAWYKEIGQGMGAALNTASASNAYVLADRGTWLSFKNRGPLAIVVEGDKRLFNQYGVILVNPQKYPNVKQELGQQFIDWLVSPEGQKAIADYKINGEQLFYANAKDPGA, from the coding sequence ATGCTGAACCGCCGCCACCTGATTGCGATCGCCGCCTGTGTTGTGCTGGGCGGGCCTGTCTTTGCACAGGAAAAGTCGATTGTGGTCGCTTCGACGACATCGACCCAGGACTCCGGCCTGTTCGGCCACATCCTGCCGCTGTTCAAGGACAAGACCGGAATTGCCGTGAGGGTGGTCGCTCAGGGAACGGGACAAGCGCTCGATACGGGCCGCCGCGGTGATGCCGATGTCGTATTCGTCCATGCCAGGGCGGCGGAGGAGAAGTTCGTGGCCGAAGGGGCCGGCGTGAAGCGCTACCCCGTGATGTACAACGACTTCGTCCTGATCGGTCCCGAGAGTGACCCGGCCGGCGTCAAGGGAACGAAGGACATTGTCGCCGCCCTCAAGGCGATCAAGGAGAAGGGCGCCGCATTCATCTCGAGGGGCGACAAATCGGGTACGCATCAGGCCGAGCTCAATCTCTGGACCGTTGCCGGCGTCGACATCGCGAAGGACAAGGGCGCCTGGTACAAGGAGATCGGGCAGGGAATGGGCGCCGCGCTCAACACCGCCTCGGCGTCCAATGCCTATGTGCTCGCTGACCGCGGTACGTGGCTTTCGTTCAAGAACCGTGGCCCGCTCGCGATCGTCGTCGAAGGGGACAAGCGGCTGTTCAACCAGTACGGCGTCATCCTGGTGAACCCGCAGAAATACCCGAACGTGAAGCAGGAGCTCGGCCAGCAATTCATTGACTGGCTGGTTTCGCCGGAAGGGCAGAAAGCCATCGCCGACTACAAGATCAACGGCGAGCAGCTCTTCTATGCCAACGCAAAGGACCCGGGCGCGTGA
- a CDS encoding sulfite exporter TauE/SafE family protein, with product MTIVSGFADISIFQLLLVALMALFASIIGGLAGYGTGALMPLVLVPLVGAEPVVPIIAISAMLTNSSRALAYLRYADRRRALIVLACAALTTALGAYGYTRLTNAGAALVIGTMLILSVPLRRVLRRREVRIGDGGLAAGSVGYGVLVGGTSGSGVILLSLLMAAGLEGAAVIATDAMISLGTGLIKISVFGLAGAVTAQVLAFALLIGAIAIPGAFLAKAFVERMPVHIHAAILDAAVITGGLVMISASARQLVA from the coding sequence GTGACCATCGTTTCAGGCTTCGCCGACATCTCGATTTTCCAGCTCCTGCTGGTCGCTTTGATGGCGTTGTTTGCTTCGATCATCGGCGGTCTCGCCGGCTACGGCACCGGCGCGCTGATGCCGCTGGTGCTGGTGCCGCTGGTCGGCGCCGAGCCCGTGGTGCCGATCATCGCAATCTCGGCGATGCTCACCAATTCGAGCCGTGCACTCGCCTATCTTCGTTATGCCGACCGCCGCCGCGCGCTGATCGTGCTCGCCTGCGCGGCGCTCACGACGGCGCTCGGTGCCTACGGTTATACGCGGCTGACCAATGCAGGCGCGGCGCTGGTGATCGGCACCATGCTGATCCTGAGCGTGCCGCTGCGCCGCGTGCTCCGCCGCCGCGAGGTCCGAATCGGCGATGGCGGCCTTGCGGCCGGCTCGGTCGGTTACGGCGTGCTGGTCGGCGGCACCTCGGGCTCCGGCGTGATCCTGCTCTCGCTGCTGATGGCCGCAGGCCTCGAAGGCGCCGCCGTGATCGCGACCGACGCGATGATCTCGCTCGGCACCGGCCTGATCAAGATCTCGGTGTTCGGACTTGCCGGCGCCGTCACCGCGCAGGTGCTCGCCTTCGCGCTGCTGATCGGCGCGATCGCGATCCCCGGCGCGTTCCTGGCAAAGGCCTTTGTCGAGCGGATGCCGGTGCACATCCACGCCGCGATCCTCGACGCCGCCGTGATCACGGGTGGCCTCGTGATGATCTCGGCGTCGGCGAGGCAGCTCGTGGCGTAG
- a CDS encoding carboxymuconolactone decarboxylase family protein: MSKRLDYNQIAPAGVKALGGVYGYVMQSRLPAALVELVYLRISQINNCAYCLDTHTRDLLKKGVGIEKLALVQAWREAGDLFDARERAALAWAETVTRVAETNVPEEAYQAARAVFDERELVDLTIAISLMNAYNRMAISFRATPPAIAA; the protein is encoded by the coding sequence ATGAGCAAGCGTCTCGACTACAACCAGATTGCACCTGCAGGCGTGAAAGCGCTGGGCGGCGTCTACGGCTACGTCATGCAGAGCAGGCTGCCTGCTGCGCTGGTCGAACTGGTCTACCTGCGGATCTCGCAGATCAACAACTGTGCCTACTGCCTCGACACCCACACCCGCGACCTGCTCAAGAAGGGCGTCGGCATCGAGAAGCTTGCGCTGGTTCAGGCGTGGCGGGAGGCCGGCGATCTCTTCGATGCACGCGAACGCGCAGCCCTTGCATGGGCCGAGACGGTCACGCGCGTCGCGGAGACCAACGTGCCGGAAGAAGCCTACCAGGCCGCACGCGCCGTGTTCGATGAGCGTGAGCTTGTGGACCTCACGATCGCGATCAGCCTGATGAACGCCTACAACCGCATGGCCATCAGCTTCCGCGCGACACCTCCGGCCATTGCCGCGTAA
- a CDS encoding helix-turn-helix transcriptional regulator has translation MRELLTTDEAAEYLRLSERKLYELVAKNAVPCTKVTGKWLFPRAALNRWVTAGMAPTPISREPAPPIVGGSHDPLLEWALRESGCGLASLPEGSGEGLRRLSCGEVMIAAIHLHALDEDREQTNVARIAAAQDLSDAVVIAFARREQGMIVAPGNPLKLGDLASVAKSGARMAQRPHGAGAQLLLMTLLAREGIAIGELAQQQPVCATGDEIGHAVRSGRADCGIATRSVARTAGLDFVPLTWERFDLALRQHDYFLPQPQRLFGFFRSGSFNERAQELGGYDITDIGHVRLVN, from the coding sequence ATGCGTGAGCTACTCACGACTGATGAGGCGGCTGAATACCTTCGCCTTTCGGAGCGCAAGCTCTACGAACTGGTGGCAAAAAACGCCGTCCCCTGCACCAAGGTGACCGGCAAATGGCTGTTCCCGCGCGCGGCACTCAACCGATGGGTGACGGCCGGCATGGCGCCGACCCCGATATCGCGAGAACCGGCGCCACCGATCGTCGGTGGCAGTCATGATCCGCTGCTGGAATGGGCGCTTCGTGAAAGTGGCTGCGGATTGGCGAGCCTTCCGGAAGGCAGCGGGGAAGGATTGCGGCGGCTGAGCTGTGGCGAAGTCATGATTGCCGCAATCCACCTTCACGCCCTCGACGAGGACAGGGAGCAAACCAATGTTGCCAGGATCGCCGCTGCCCAAGACCTGAGTGACGCCGTCGTCATCGCTTTTGCCCGACGAGAGCAAGGCATGATCGTCGCGCCAGGCAATCCGCTGAAGCTTGGCGATCTTGCCTCCGTCGCGAAGTCCGGAGCGCGCATGGCGCAACGACCCCACGGTGCCGGCGCCCAGCTTCTCTTGATGACATTGCTCGCCCGCGAGGGCATCGCAATCGGCGAGCTCGCACAGCAACAGCCCGTTTGCGCAACCGGAGATGAAATCGGCCATGCCGTGCGCTCGGGAAGGGCCGACTGCGGAATTGCAACCCGCTCCGTTGCGCGCACGGCGGGGCTCGATTTTGTGCCGCTGACCTGGGAGCGCTTCGATCTGGCGCTCAGGCAGCACGATTATTTCCTGCCACAGCCACAGAGGCTCTTCGGCTTCTTTCGTTCAGGCTCGTTCAATGAAAGGGCGCAAGAATTGGGTGGCTACGACATCACCGATATCGGTCATGTCCGGCTCGTGAACTGA
- a CDS encoding YkgB family protein, with protein sequence MSRIITELPISPMTLGLTIRWRDQAERVLAYAEPVSRIGLYVSLAIIYAWFGGMKFTDYEAQGLVPLVENSPLLSWFYAVFSVRGFSTFLGFVELSIGLLIALRLASPLFSAAGGLLSAGLFVTTLSFMVSTPGVVVPELGVPAITVAPGQFLLKDVGLFAASFWVFADSLKSVIRT encoded by the coding sequence ATGTCACGCATCATCACTGAGCTGCCGATCTCGCCCATGACACTGGGCCTCACCATCCGCTGGCGCGACCAGGCCGAACGCGTGCTCGCTTACGCCGAACCGGTCAGCCGCATCGGTCTCTATGTGTCGCTCGCGATCATCTACGCCTGGTTTGGCGGGATGAAGTTCACCGACTACGAAGCCCAGGGGCTGGTGCCGCTGGTCGAGAACAGCCCGCTGCTGAGCTGGTTCTATGCCGTGTTCTCGGTGCGCGGCTTCTCCACTTTCCTCGGCTTCGTCGAACTGAGCATCGGGCTCCTGATCGCCTTGCGGCTGGCGAGCCCGTTGTTCTCCGCGGCCGGCGGCCTTCTCTCGGCCGGCCTGTTCGTCACCACGCTCAGCTTCATGGTCTCGACGCCGGGCGTCGTGGTTCCGGAGCTCGGAGTGCCCGCGATCACCGTGGCGCCGGGGCAATTCCTCCTCAAGGACGTCGGCCTGTTCGCCGCCTCGTTCTGGGTCTTCGCGGACTCGCTGAAGTCGGTCATTCGCACATGA
- a CDS encoding cupin domain-containing protein — MKAHLSIAAAALIAAAIWAPFGARAGEPSLGDIKRTHLLRENLSVSGREVIQVRVDFPPGVDAARHSHPGEELVYLIEGELEYRLDGRAPVVLKAGDVLLIPYGTNHAVKNVGTGNAAELATYIVETGKPLLTLGK; from the coding sequence ATGAAAGCGCATCTAAGCATCGCCGCCGCGGCGCTGATCGCCGCGGCCATCTGGGCTCCGTTCGGAGCTCGGGCCGGCGAACCGTCGCTTGGCGACATCAAGCGCACCCATCTCTTGAGGGAGAATCTGAGCGTCTCCGGACGTGAGGTCATCCAGGTGCGCGTGGACTTTCCTCCTGGCGTGGACGCCGCCAGGCACAGCCACCCGGGCGAAGAGCTCGTCTATCTCATCGAAGGCGAGCTCGAATATCGGCTCGATGGCAGGGCGCCGGTGGTGCTCAAGGCCGGCGACGTGCTGCTCATTCCCTATGGGACGAACCACGCGGTGAAGAACGTCGGCACCGGCAACGCGGCGGAGCTCGCGACCTACATCGTCGAGACAGGCAAGCCACTGTTGACGCTCGGCAAGTGA
- a CDS encoding HAD family hydrolase: MAMSPTMPPLPRAMLIDMDDTILSAYGRPEIAWNTITAEFAEELAPLPPPLVATTVLAFARNFWANAEAAWRLKLAEARHLTVKGGFAALAAAGHRALSDDLAIRLADRFTAYREEEMFVFPGAHEAIDRLKALGIKLALVTNGAADTQRAKVERFELAHRFHHIQIEGEHGFGKPEERAYLHAMEALGVTAKDTWMIGDNLEWEVVTPQRLGIYSIWIDVHGDGLPEGSTVRPDRIIRSLTELVPVRP; encoded by the coding sequence ATGGCCATGAGCCCAACAATGCCCCCGCTGCCGCGCGCCATGCTGATCGACATGGACGACACCATCCTGTCGGCCTATGGCCGGCCCGAGATCGCCTGGAACACGATCACCGCCGAGTTCGCAGAGGAGCTGGCGCCGCTGCCGCCGCCGCTGGTCGCAACCACGGTGCTCGCCTTTGCGCGAAACTTCTGGGCCAATGCGGAAGCCGCATGGCGGCTCAAGCTCGCCGAGGCCCGGCACCTCACCGTCAAGGGCGGCTTCGCCGCGCTTGCGGCCGCCGGCCATCGCGCTTTATCAGATGATCTCGCCATCCGTCTCGCCGATCGTTTCACCGCCTATCGCGAGGAGGAGATGTTCGTCTTCCCCGGCGCGCATGAGGCGATCGACAGGTTGAAGGCGCTCGGCATCAAGCTCGCTTTGGTGACCAACGGCGCCGCCGACACCCAGCGCGCCAAGGTCGAGCGCTTCGAGCTCGCGCACCGCTTCCACCACATCCAGATCGAGGGCGAGCACGGCTTCGGCAAGCCCGAGGAGCGCGCCTATCTGCACGCAATGGAGGCGCTGGGTGTCACCGCCAAGGACACCTGGATGATCGGCGACAACCTCGAATGGGAGGTCGTGACGCCGCAGCGCCTCGGCATCTATTCGATCTGGATCGACGTGCATGGCGACGGCCTGCCCGAAGGCTCGACGGTCAGGCCCGACCGCATCATCCGCTCGCTGACGGAACTGGTGCCGGTGCGGCCGTAA
- a CDS encoding ABC transporter permease, protein MAENMSAFELVLAGDPALFAIVRLSLAVSLSAVALAAILGVPFGALLALTRFPGRQATIVLLNALMGLPPVVVGLGVFLALSRSGPLGSWGLLFTPAAMVVAQTILVAPIIAALTRQTIEDMWTEYRDELTAMNVSAVGRVATLVWDARFSLITALLAGFGRAAAEVGAIMIVGGNIDGFTRTMTTAIALETSKGDLPLAVGLGIVLITIVIAVNILAWTARRASERLAG, encoded by the coding sequence ATGGCTGAGAACATGTCCGCGTTCGAACTCGTGCTTGCAGGCGATCCGGCGCTGTTCGCCATCGTGCGGCTCTCGCTGGCCGTCAGCCTGTCCGCTGTGGCGCTTGCGGCCATCCTCGGCGTGCCTTTTGGGGCGCTGCTCGCGCTCACCCGGTTCCCGGGCCGGCAGGCCACCATTGTCTTGCTCAACGCGCTGATGGGGCTGCCGCCGGTGGTGGTCGGGTTGGGCGTTTTTCTCGCGCTCTCGCGCTCGGGGCCGCTCGGGTCATGGGGCCTGCTGTTCACCCCGGCGGCCATGGTCGTCGCGCAAACGATACTGGTCGCCCCGATCATCGCCGCGCTGACGCGGCAAACGATCGAGGACATGTGGACCGAGTATCGGGACGAATTGACGGCCATGAACGTCAGTGCGGTCGGCCGGGTGGCAACGCTCGTGTGGGACGCCCGCTTCAGCCTCATCACCGCGCTGCTTGCCGGCTTCGGCCGGGCTGCGGCCGAGGTCGGCGCCATCATGATCGTTGGCGGCAACATCGACGGTTTCACCCGCACGATGACGACGGCAATCGCGCTGGAAACCTCGAAAGGCGATCTGCCTCTGGCCGTCGGCCTCGGCATCGTGCTGATCACGATCGTGATCGCCGTCAACATTCTCGCGTGGACCGCACGGCGCGCGAGCGAGCGATTGGCAGGATGA
- a CDS encoding SDR family NAD(P)-dependent oxidoreductase, producing the protein MTQSKGTALITGASTGIGAIYADRLARRGYDLILVARNRQRLASLARRLVNETGRHVETVEADLTSTADLQRVEQILKANAGISMLVNNAGVGSAAPLIASDVEKMSDMIRLNVGALTRLTYAAAPGFVARGHGTIINIASIVAIAPEVLNGVYGGTKAFVLAFSQSLVHELAGKGVRVQAVLPGATATEFWDVAGTPVHQLPAAIVMSADDMVDAALAGLDLGETVTIPSLADKAEWDRHETARLAMTDKLSSAIAAPRYNLHTPVNA; encoded by the coding sequence ATGACCCAGTCAAAAGGCACGGCCCTCATCACCGGCGCATCGACCGGCATCGGCGCGATCTATGCCGATCGCCTCGCCAGGCGCGGTTACGACCTCATTCTTGTTGCACGCAACCGGCAGCGCCTCGCATCGCTGGCGCGCCGGCTCGTCAACGAGACCGGGCGCCACGTGGAGACGGTCGAGGCCGACCTCACGTCGACTGCCGACCTGCAGCGCGTCGAGCAGATCCTGAAGGCCAATGCCGGCATCTCGATGCTGGTGAACAACGCCGGCGTCGGCTCCGCCGCGCCGCTCATCGCCTCCGACGTCGAGAAGATGTCGGACATGATCCGCCTCAACGTCGGCGCATTGACGCGCCTGACCTATGCAGCGGCCCCGGGATTTGTCGCCCGCGGCCACGGCACGATCATCAACATCGCGTCCATCGTCGCGATCGCGCCGGAGGTGCTGAACGGCGTCTATGGCGGCACCAAAGCGTTCGTGCTCGCCTTCAGCCAGTCGCTCGTTCACGAGCTCGCCGGGAAGGGCGTTCGTGTGCAGGCGGTGCTGCCGGGCGCCACTGCGACCGAATTCTGGGACGTCGCCGGCACCCCGGTTCACCAATTGCCGGCAGCCATCGTGATGTCAGCCGACGACATGGTCGATGCGGCGCTCGCCGGTCTCGACCTCGGTGAGACCGTGACGATCCCCTCGCTGGCGGACAAGGCGGAATGGGATCGCCACGAGACGGCGCGCCTTGCCATGACGGACAAGCTGTCGAGCGCCATTGCTGCCCCCCGCTACAATTTGCACACGCCTGTCAACGCGTGA
- a CDS encoding ABC transporter ATP-binding protein — protein MRAPSSELPIRFENVSFSAGPVTILDGIELTLTMGTPTVIVGPNGSGKTTLLRAAMGLVPPSRGRITWGGRTDVAPLRRAIVFQRPVMLRRSASGNIRYALRVAGVPRAEWKRRADEVLGLVGLKHVADRPARRLSGGEQQRLALARALARDPMVLFLDEPTASLDPAATKAVEDVIRAVSERGIKVVMSTHDIGEARRLAGDIVMLHRGRVIETTAASSFFNAPETVEARKFVAGELII, from the coding sequence ATGCGTGCGCCGTCCAGCGAGCTTCCGATTCGATTTGAGAACGTGTCCTTCTCGGCGGGACCGGTGACCATCCTGGACGGTATTGAGCTGACATTGACCATGGGGACGCCGACCGTCATCGTCGGCCCGAACGGCTCCGGGAAGACGACGCTGCTGCGCGCTGCGATGGGGCTGGTGCCGCCCTCGCGCGGGCGCATCACGTGGGGTGGCCGGACCGACGTTGCCCCGCTGCGGCGTGCCATCGTGTTCCAGCGCCCGGTCATGCTCAGGCGTAGCGCGAGCGGCAATATCCGTTACGCCTTGCGCGTTGCGGGCGTGCCGCGCGCAGAATGGAAGCGTCGCGCTGATGAGGTTCTCGGCCTCGTCGGGCTCAAGCACGTCGCCGACCGTCCTGCCCGCCGGTTGTCAGGAGGCGAGCAGCAGCGCCTCGCGCTTGCGCGCGCGCTCGCTCGCGATCCCATGGTGCTCTTCCTCGATGAGCCCACCGCGAGCCTCGATCCGGCTGCGACCAAGGCCGTCGAGGATGTGATCCGCGCCGTGAGCGAACGCGGAATCAAAGTGGTCATGTCGACCCATGATATCGGCGAAGCCCGCCGGCTGGCGGGTGACATCGTCATGCTTCACCGCGGCCGCGTCATTGAAACGACCGCTGCGTCGTCATTCTTCAATGCGCCCGAAACTGTCGAGGCGAGGAAGTTCGTCGCCGGAGAACTGATCATATGA